A genome region from Mycobacterium florentinum includes the following:
- a CDS encoding GMC family oxidoreductase: protein MSQRTHTTDYIVVGAGASGSVIARRLLDRGYSVHVLEAGPADINPDIHASSGWPALLHSAADWAFVTTPQRHAGNRRLYWPRGKVLGGSSSLNGQIYMRGHCSDYDGWAQLGCTGWDFESVFNLFLRSEDHVDGGSRWHGAGGPLPVERITRPNPTSVAFVEAANALGHQVIDDFNGPSQTGVGYSQLTTRNGRRASAWRGFMAPARGNPRLAVTTGALVHHVIIRAGRAVGVQYSVRGQILQASAESEVVLSAGTIGSPKLLMLSGIGPAEHLAEIGVEATVDLPGVGENLHDHLLVSNIYEASRPIEAPHHNLLECQLFTSSAYWRGPGPDLQPVFMHVVYPADGYPVPHNGYTIAPGIIRPRSRGTLRLASADPATAPHCDPNVLAEPYDLEALVDAVEICREIGASPAFRDWRPAEVAPGPAARTRDHLRAYVRRAVGTYHHQVGTCRMGVDDDAVVAPDLRVRGVDGLRVADASVMPTITAGNTNAPAIMIGEKASDLIVGAPPRRRVTAATVRRDPRGRAAVAGRSPESR, encoded by the coding sequence ATGAGCCAGCGAACACACACGACCGATTACATTGTGGTGGGCGCGGGTGCGTCTGGCAGTGTGATCGCGCGTCGATTACTCGACCGCGGCTACTCGGTGCACGTGCTGGAGGCCGGACCCGCCGACATCAACCCCGATATCCACGCCAGTTCCGGATGGCCCGCGTTGCTGCACAGCGCTGCGGACTGGGCATTCGTGACTACCCCGCAACGGCACGCCGGCAATCGACGGCTGTATTGGCCCAGGGGAAAGGTATTGGGCGGCAGCAGCTCGCTCAACGGCCAGATCTACATGCGCGGACACTGCAGCGATTACGACGGTTGGGCCCAACTAGGTTGTACGGGTTGGGATTTCGAGAGCGTGTTCAATTTGTTTCTGCGCTCGGAAGACCACGTGGACGGCGGGAGCCGTTGGCACGGCGCGGGCGGACCATTGCCGGTCGAGCGGATCACTCGACCGAACCCGACGTCGGTTGCGTTCGTCGAAGCCGCGAATGCCCTGGGCCACCAAGTGATCGACGATTTCAACGGACCAAGCCAGACCGGTGTCGGCTACAGCCAATTGACCACCCGCAACGGACGCCGGGCCAGCGCGTGGCGCGGCTTCATGGCCCCGGCGCGGGGCAATCCGCGCCTGGCCGTCACCACCGGGGCGCTCGTGCACCATGTCATCATCCGCGCCGGCCGCGCGGTCGGCGTGCAGTACTCCGTGCGCGGGCAGATACTTCAGGCTTCGGCCGAGAGCGAAGTGGTGTTGAGTGCCGGCACGATCGGATCGCCAAAGTTGTTGATGCTCAGCGGTATTGGCCCCGCCGAGCATCTCGCCGAGATCGGGGTGGAGGCTACCGTCGATCTTCCCGGGGTGGGCGAGAACCTGCACGACCACCTTTTGGTGAGCAATATCTACGAGGCATCTCGGCCGATCGAGGCGCCGCACCACAACCTGCTCGAGTGCCAACTGTTCACCTCCAGCGCCTATTGGCGCGGTCCCGGCCCCGACCTGCAGCCGGTATTCATGCACGTGGTATATCCGGCGGATGGTTATCCTGTGCCGCACAACGGATATACGATCGCGCCCGGCATCATTCGTCCCCGGTCGCGGGGCACACTGCGGCTGGCTTCGGCCGATCCGGCGACCGCGCCCCACTGCGATCCCAACGTCCTGGCCGAACCCTACGACCTCGAGGCGTTGGTCGACGCGGTGGAGATCTGCCGAGAGATCGGGGCCAGCCCGGCTTTCCGCGACTGGCGGCCTGCCGAGGTCGCGCCCGGGCCGGCGGCACGCACCCGTGACCATCTGCGCGCTTACGTCCGGCGTGCCGTCGGCACGTACCACCATCAAGTCGGGACGTGCCGCATGGGCGTCGACGACGACGCCGTCGTGGCGCCAGATCTGCGGGTGCGCGGGGTCGACGGACTGCGCGTCGCCGACGCATCGGTCATGCCGACCATCACCGCCGGCAACACCAACGCGCCCGCAATCATGATCGGAGAGAAGGCATCCGACCTGATTGTGGGAGCGCCCCCGAGGCGGCGGGTTACTGCAGCAACTGTGCGGCGTGATCCGCGAGGTCGAGCAGCGGTTGCGGGAAGATCCCCAGAATCACGGTGA
- the nuoI gene encoding NADH-quinone oxidoreductase subunit NuoI encodes MAKFLDAVAGFGVTFAAMFKKTVTEEYPEKPGPVAPRYHGRHQLNRYPDGLEKCIGCELCAWACPADAIYVEGADNTDEARFSPGERYGRVYQINYLRCIGCGLCIEACPTRALTMTNDYEMADDNRADLIYEKDRLLAPLLQNMLAPPHPRTDGATDKDYYLGNVTADGLRVNQNAGETR; translated from the coding sequence ATGGCTAAATTCCTGGACGCCGTGGCCGGATTCGGCGTGACATTCGCCGCGATGTTCAAAAAGACTGTCACCGAAGAGTATCCGGAGAAGCCCGGCCCGGTCGCACCGCGCTACCACGGCCGTCATCAACTCAACCGGTACCCCGACGGCCTGGAGAAGTGCATCGGCTGCGAGCTGTGCGCCTGGGCCTGCCCGGCCGACGCGATCTACGTCGAGGGCGCCGACAACACCGACGAGGCAAGGTTTTCGCCGGGAGAGCGTTACGGCCGGGTCTACCAGATCAACTATCTGCGGTGCATCGGTTGCGGCCTGTGCATCGAGGCCTGCCCCACCCGCGCCCTGACCATGACCAACGACTACGAGATGGCCGACGACAACCGCGCCGACCTGATCTACGAAAAGGACCGGCTGCTGGCGCCGCTGCTGCAGAACATGCTCGCGCCGCCGCACCCCAGGACCGACGGCGCCACCGACAAGGACTACTACCTGGGCAACGTCACCGCGGATGGCTTGCGCGTCAACCAGAACGCCGGAGAAACAAGGTGA
- the nuoH gene encoding NADH-quinone oxidoreductase subunit NuoH encodes MSDFGHDPWWLVLGKALAIFVFLMLNVLLAILLERKILGWMQLRPGPNRAGPWGALQSLADGIKLALKESITPRGVDWFVYMAAPVISTIPAFTAFAFIPFGPEVSVFGHRTPLQLTDMPAAVLFILGLSAIGVYGIVLGGWASGSTYPLLGGVRSTAQVISYEVSMGLSFAAVFLFAGTMSTSGIIKAQDGVWYVFLLLPSFIIYLISMVGETNRAPFDLPEAEGELVAGFHTEYSSLKFAMFMLAEYVNMMTVSSLATLMFFGGWHAPWPLNMWDGANSGWWPVLWFTLKMWTFLFIYMWLRASLPRLRYDQFMALGWKLLIPASLVWVLIAAVIRTLRNQGYAHWTPLLVVCSLVFAVALILLLRKPFSTPGNRALARELRKRSDALPPPPAFPTPPLPGKALTASVSASKEKAHG; translated from the coding sequence ATGAGCGACTTCGGGCATGACCCCTGGTGGCTGGTGCTCGGCAAGGCGCTGGCCATCTTCGTGTTCCTGATGCTGAACGTATTGCTCGCAATCCTGCTCGAGCGCAAGATCCTTGGCTGGATGCAGCTGCGGCCCGGCCCCAACCGGGCGGGCCCATGGGGCGCCCTGCAGAGCCTGGCCGACGGAATCAAGCTCGCGCTCAAGGAGAGCATCACTCCCCGCGGCGTCGACTGGTTTGTCTACATGGCGGCGCCGGTCATCTCGACGATCCCCGCGTTCACCGCGTTCGCGTTCATCCCGTTCGGCCCCGAGGTGTCGGTGTTCGGGCACCGCACCCCATTGCAGCTGACCGACATGCCGGCCGCGGTGCTGTTCATCCTGGGGCTGTCGGCGATCGGTGTCTACGGCATCGTGTTGGGCGGCTGGGCATCCGGCTCGACCTACCCGCTGCTGGGTGGGGTGCGGTCCACCGCGCAGGTCATCTCCTACGAAGTGTCGATGGGGCTGTCGTTCGCGGCGGTCTTCCTGTTCGCGGGCACCATGTCGACATCCGGAATCATCAAGGCGCAGGACGGCGTCTGGTACGTATTCCTGTTATTGCCGTCGTTCATCATCTATCTGATCTCGATGGTCGGCGAAACCAACCGCGCCCCCTTCGACCTGCCGGAGGCCGAGGGCGAACTCGTCGCCGGCTTCCACACCGAGTACTCGTCGCTGAAGTTCGCGATGTTCATGCTGGCCGAATACGTGAACATGATGACGGTTTCGTCGCTCGCCACGCTCATGTTCTTCGGCGGCTGGCATGCCCCGTGGCCGCTGAACATGTGGGACGGCGCCAACAGCGGCTGGTGGCCGGTGCTCTGGTTCACCCTGAAGATGTGGACCTTCCTGTTCATCTACATGTGGCTGCGCGCCAGCCTGCCCCGGCTGCGCTACGACCAGTTCATGGCGTTGGGCTGGAAACTACTCATCCCCGCGTCGCTGGTCTGGGTGCTGATCGCGGCGGTCATCCGCACGCTGCGCAACCAGGGCTACGCGCATTGGACTCCCCTGCTGGTGGTCTGCAGCCTCGTCTTCGCCGTGGCGCTGATTCTGTTGCTGCGCAAGCCATTCAGCACGCCGGGCAATCGTGCACTGGCGCGAGAGCTTCGCAAACGTAGCGACGCCCTACCGCCACCACCGGCATTCCCGACACCACCGCTGCCGGGCAAAGCGCTGACGGCGTCTGTCAGTGCGAGCAAGGAGAAAGCACATGGCTAA
- the nuoN gene encoding NADH-quinone oxidoreductase subunit NuoN, protein MTLPTPSIEYFLLCPMLIVFGIAVVGVLVEAFVPRNIRYVSQVTLALGGLIGAFVADIVVSRSLPAAGRSAVLGAVAIDRPALYLQGTVVLVALLAVIFIAERSNMAATANKVKVAAGVSGQASGLDAFTPQASAVPGSDAEREAERAGAAQTELFPLLMLSVGGMMVFPAANDLLTMFVALEVLSLPLYLMCGLARHRRLLSQEAAMKYFLLGAFSSAFFLYGVALIYGATGTLLLPGIRDALAAHGDSSMALVGVALLSVGLLFKVGAVPFHSWIPDVYQGAPTPITGFMAAATKVAAFGALLRVVYVALPPLHEQWRPVLWAIAILTMAVGTVTAVNQVDVKRMLAYSSVAHVGFILTGVIADNQAGLAATLFYLVAYSFSTVGAFAIVGLIRNSDGVEDARLSHWAGLGQRSPIVGVMLSMFLLAFAGIPLTSGFISKLTVFKAAAQGGAVPLVIIGVIASGVAAYFYVRVIVLMFFTEPTDDTPQVVAPGILSKIAIALCAAITVILGIFPQPLLDLADHAAQLLQ, encoded by the coding sequence ATGACCCTTCCCACCCCCAGCATCGAATACTTCCTGCTGTGCCCGATGCTCATCGTCTTCGGCATCGCGGTGGTCGGTGTACTGGTTGAGGCGTTCGTGCCCAGGAACATTCGCTACGTCTCCCAGGTGACACTGGCCCTCGGCGGATTGATCGGGGCGTTCGTCGCCGACATCGTGGTCAGCCGTTCCCTTCCGGCGGCCGGTCGCAGCGCAGTGTTGGGTGCGGTGGCCATCGACCGGCCGGCGCTGTATCTGCAAGGCACCGTGGTGCTGGTGGCGCTGCTGGCCGTCATCTTCATCGCCGAGCGCAGCAACATGGCCGCAACCGCCAACAAGGTGAAGGTCGCGGCGGGTGTGTCCGGGCAGGCCTCCGGATTGGATGCCTTCACCCCGCAGGCGTCCGCGGTCCCCGGCAGCGACGCCGAACGTGAGGCCGAACGGGCCGGGGCCGCTCAGACCGAGCTCTTCCCGCTCCTGATGCTGTCCGTCGGCGGCATGATGGTGTTCCCCGCCGCCAATGACCTGTTGACGATGTTCGTCGCGTTGGAAGTGCTGTCGCTGCCGCTGTATCTGATGTGCGGGCTGGCGCGTCACCGCCGGCTGCTGTCGCAGGAAGCGGCGATGAAGTACTTCCTGCTGGGCGCCTTCTCGTCGGCGTTCTTCCTCTACGGTGTGGCGCTGATCTACGGCGCGACCGGCACGCTGTTGCTGCCCGGCATCCGGGACGCCCTTGCGGCCCATGGTGATAGCTCGATGGCGTTGGTCGGCGTCGCGCTGCTGTCGGTCGGGCTGTTGTTCAAAGTGGGCGCGGTGCCGTTCCACTCGTGGATCCCCGACGTGTATCAGGGCGCGCCGACGCCGATCACCGGGTTCATGGCGGCGGCCACCAAGGTCGCCGCATTCGGCGCGCTGCTGCGAGTCGTCTACGTAGCGTTGCCTCCGCTACACGAGCAGTGGCGTCCCGTGTTGTGGGCGATTGCGATCCTGACGATGGCCGTCGGCACCGTCACCGCGGTCAACCAGGTCGACGTCAAACGCATGCTGGCCTATTCGTCGGTCGCCCACGTCGGATTCATCCTCACCGGTGTGATCGCCGACAATCAGGCCGGCCTCGCCGCCACCCTGTTCTACCTGGTCGCCTATAGCTTCAGCACGGTCGGCGCGTTCGCCATCGTCGGCCTGATTCGCAACTCCGACGGCGTCGAGGACGCCAGGCTGTCACACTGGGCCGGGCTCGGTCAGCGTTCTCCCATTGTGGGCGTGATGCTTTCGATGTTTCTGCTGGCCTTCGCCGGTATCCCATTGACCAGTGGATTCATCAGCAAGCTCACGGTGTTCAAGGCAGCGGCACAGGGCGGCGCCGTGCCGCTGGTCATCATCGGTGTGATCGCCAGTGGGGTCGCCGCGTATTTCTACGTCCGGGTGATCGTGCTGATGTTCTTCACCGAGCCGACCGACGACACCCCGCAGGTCGTGGCACCGGGCATCCTGAGCAAGATCGCGATCGCGCTGTGCGCCGCGATCACCGTGATTCTGGGGATCTTCCCGCAACCGCTGCTCGACCTCGCGGATCACGCCGCACAGTTGCTGCAGTAA
- the nuoL gene encoding NADH-quinone oxidoreductase subunit L, which translates to MTHLTWLLVALPLAGAAILLFGGRRTDAWGHWLGVLAALGAFGVGATLLSDLLSRDGEHRVIHQTLFTWIPVDNFQADLGLQIDQLSICFVLLITGVGSLIHIYSVAYMAEDPDRRRFFGYLNLFLASMLLLVVADNYLVLYVGWEGVGLASYLLIGFWYHKPSAATAAKKAFVMNRVGDAGLALAMFIMFGTFGTLSYAGVFAGAPAASRGVLTAMGLLLLVGACGKSAQVPLQAWLGDAMEGPTPVSALIHAATMVTAGVYLIVRSNPLYNLAPGAQLGVVLVGAVTLLFGAFIGCAKDDIKRALAASTMSQIGYMVLAAGLGPAGYAFAIMHLLTHGFFKAGLFLGSGSIIHAMHEEQDMRRYGGLRAALPITFITFGLGYLAIIGVPPFAGFYSKDAIIEAALGEGGVRGYTLGGAALLGAGITAFYMTRVMLMTFFGEKRWAPGSHPHEAPALMSGPMILLAFGSVFSGGLFAIGGTLPHWLEPVVGAHEESAHAVPAWVNTALALGVVAIGIAVAYQKYGRAEIPRVAPVQVSALTTAARRDLYGDAFNEEVFMRPGAQLTDALIEVDDAGVDGSVNALAALVSRTSNRLRGLQTGFARSYALSMLAGATLLVAAILAVQLW; encoded by the coding sequence ATGACACACTTGACCTGGCTGCTCGTGGCACTACCGCTGGCGGGTGCCGCAATCTTGCTGTTCGGCGGCAGACGCACCGACGCATGGGGACATTGGCTGGGCGTGCTCGCCGCGCTGGGAGCGTTCGGGGTGGGCGCCACGCTCCTGTCGGACTTGCTGAGCCGCGACGGGGAGCATCGCGTCATCCACCAGACGCTGTTCACCTGGATTCCGGTCGACAATTTCCAAGCCGACCTCGGGCTGCAGATCGACCAGTTGTCAATCTGTTTCGTGCTGCTGATCACCGGCGTGGGATCGCTGATCCACATCTACTCGGTCGCCTACATGGCCGAAGACCCGGACCGCCGGCGGTTTTTCGGATACCTCAACCTGTTCCTGGCCTCGATGCTGCTGCTGGTCGTCGCCGACAACTACCTGGTGCTCTACGTTGGCTGGGAAGGCGTCGGTCTCGCGTCCTACCTGCTGATCGGTTTCTGGTACCACAAGCCATCGGCGGCCACGGCCGCGAAGAAGGCGTTCGTGATGAACCGGGTCGGTGACGCCGGCCTGGCCCTGGCGATGTTCATCATGTTCGGCACGTTCGGAACGCTCTCGTATGCCGGCGTTTTCGCCGGCGCCCCCGCCGCCAGCCGGGGCGTGCTGACCGCGATGGGCTTGCTGCTGCTGGTGGGCGCCTGCGGTAAGTCCGCACAAGTCCCGCTGCAGGCCTGGTTGGGTGACGCGATGGAGGGCCCCACCCCGGTGTCCGCGCTGATCCACGCCGCCACCATGGTGACCGCCGGTGTGTACCTGATCGTGCGGTCCAACCCGCTCTACAACCTCGCTCCCGGAGCACAACTCGGCGTCGTCCTCGTCGGCGCCGTCACCCTGCTGTTCGGGGCGTTCATCGGCTGCGCCAAGGACGACATCAAACGCGCGCTCGCGGCGTCGACGATGAGCCAGATCGGCTACATGGTGCTGGCCGCGGGTTTGGGTCCCGCCGGTTACGCGTTCGCGATCATGCACCTGCTCACCCACGGTTTCTTCAAGGCCGGCCTATTCCTCGGCTCGGGCTCGATCATTCACGCGATGCACGAGGAACAAGACATGCGCCGCTACGGCGGGCTGCGCGCCGCCCTGCCCATCACATTCATCACCTTCGGCCTGGGCTACCTGGCAATCATCGGCGTGCCGCCGTTCGCGGGCTTCTACTCGAAGGACGCCATCATCGAAGCGGCATTGGGCGAGGGCGGCGTCCGCGGCTACACGCTGGGCGGGGCCGCGCTGCTGGGCGCGGGCATCACCGCGTTCTACATGACCCGCGTGATGCTGATGACCTTCTTCGGCGAAAAACGTTGGGCGCCGGGCAGTCACCCGCACGAGGCACCCGCCCTGATGAGCGGGCCGATGATCCTGCTCGCCTTCGGCTCGGTGTTCTCCGGCGGCCTGTTCGCCATCGGAGGCACCCTGCCGCACTGGCTGGAACCGGTCGTCGGTGCGCATGAGGAAAGCGCGCACGCCGTTCCGGCCTGGGTCAACACCGCGCTCGCGCTCGGGGTCGTCGCGATCGGAATCGCGGTGGCTTATCAGAAGTACGGCAGGGCCGAGATTCCCAGAGTTGCTCCCGTCCAGGTGTCGGCACTCACCACGGCCGCACGCAGAGACCTGTACGGCGATGCCTTCAACGAGGAGGTATTCATGCGCCCTGGCGCGCAGCTGACCGACGCGCTGATCGAAGTCGACGACGCGGGTGTGGACGGCTCGGTCAACGCGCTGGCCGCACTGGTCAGCCGGACCTCGAATCGCTTGCGGGGGCTACAAACCGGCTTCGCGCGCTCCTACGCGCTGTCGATGCTGGCGGGCGCCACTCTCCTGGTCGCGGCGATCCTGGCGGTGCAACTGTGGTGA
- a CDS encoding NADH-quinone oxidoreductase subunit J, producing MTAVLATNLATDVIVRTSTGEAVAFWVLGALAVIGAIGVVTAVNAVYSAMFLAMTMIILAIFYMIQDALFLGVVQVVVYTGAVMMLFLFVLMLIGVDSAESLKETLRGQRVAAVITGVGFGILLVAAIGKVTTGGFVGLTTANANGNVEGLAALIFSRYLWAFELTSALLITAAVGAMVLAHRERFERRKTQRELSEERFRSGGRPTPLPNPGVYARHNAVDVAALLPDGSYSDLSVSKMLRTRGADGKETPRQQAIKGGAS from the coding sequence GTGACCGCCGTACTTGCCACCAACCTGGCGACCGACGTCATCGTTCGTACCTCGACCGGAGAGGCGGTCGCCTTCTGGGTGCTGGGCGCTCTCGCCGTGATCGGCGCGATCGGAGTGGTCACGGCGGTCAACGCGGTGTACTCGGCGATGTTCCTGGCGATGACCATGATCATCCTGGCGATCTTCTACATGATCCAGGACGCACTGTTTTTGGGCGTGGTTCAAGTCGTCGTCTACACCGGCGCGGTGATGATGCTGTTCTTGTTCGTGCTGATGCTGATCGGCGTGGACTCCGCGGAATCGCTGAAGGAAACGCTGCGCGGACAGCGCGTCGCGGCGGTGATCACCGGGGTCGGGTTCGGCATTCTGCTGGTCGCCGCCATCGGCAAGGTGACGACCGGGGGCTTCGTCGGACTGACCACCGCCAACGCCAACGGCAACGTCGAAGGCCTGGCGGCACTGATCTTTTCGCGCTACCTGTGGGCTTTCGAGCTGACCAGCGCGCTGCTGATCACCGCCGCGGTCGGGGCGATGGTGCTGGCGCACCGCGAGCGTTTCGAACGCCGCAAGACGCAGCGCGAACTTTCCGAGGAGCGATTCCGGTCCGGCGGCCGCCCGACCCCGCTGCCCAACCCCGGCGTCTACGCGCGTCACAATGCGGTGGACGTGGCCGCGCTGCTGCCCGACGGCTCGTACTCGGACCTGTCGGTGTCGAAGATGCTGCGGACCCGTGGCGCGGACGGCAAAGAAACCCCCCGCCAGCAGGCCATCAAAGGCGGTGCATCGTGA
- a CDS encoding NADH-quinone oxidoreductase subunit M, which yields MSSNIPWLSVLWLVPLAGSILIILLPPSQRQLAKWAGVVFSVVTLAVALVVALGFKTGGSPYQFLEKHPWIPAFGAGYNLGVDGIAVILVLLTAILIPLLLVAGWNDGGEGTRGVHAYVALTLAIESMVLISVIALDVLLFYVFFEAMLIPMYFLIGGFGKGTNRSKAAVKFLLYNLFGGLIMLAAVIGLYVVTAQHGSGTFDFREIVTGISSGRFAGVDPAVFKALFLGFMFAFAVKAPLWPFHRWLPDACVEATPATAVLITAVMDKVGTFGMLRYCLQLFPDASTYFRPLIVTLAIIGVIYGAIVAIGQKDMMRLIAYTSISHFGFIIAGIFVMTTQGQSGSTLYMLNHGLSTAAVFLIAGFLVTRRGSRLIADYGGVQKVAPILAGTFLVSAMATLSLPGLAPFISEFLVLLGTFNRYWLAGAFGVTALVLAAIYMLWLYQRMMTGPVAEGSERITDLRLRELIVVAPLLALLFIFGVYPKPVLDIINPAVDHTMITIGQHDPAPRVPVGVPRTAEGPHQ from the coding sequence GTGAGCTCGAACATTCCGTGGCTCTCGGTGCTGTGGCTGGTGCCGCTGGCGGGTTCGATCCTGATCATTCTGTTGCCGCCCAGCCAGCGACAGCTCGCCAAGTGGGCCGGCGTGGTGTTCAGCGTCGTGACGCTGGCGGTGGCGCTCGTCGTCGCGCTCGGCTTCAAAACCGGCGGCTCCCCTTACCAATTCCTGGAAAAGCATCCCTGGATTCCGGCGTTCGGCGCCGGCTACAACCTCGGCGTCGACGGCATCGCGGTGATCCTGGTGCTGTTGACCGCCATTCTGATTCCGCTGCTGTTGGTGGCGGGCTGGAACGACGGTGGCGAGGGCACCCGGGGCGTGCACGCCTACGTCGCTCTGACCCTGGCCATCGAGTCGATGGTGCTGATCTCGGTGATCGCACTGGATGTGCTGCTGTTCTACGTGTTCTTCGAGGCCATGCTGATCCCGATGTACTTCCTGATCGGAGGCTTCGGCAAGGGCACCAATCGGTCCAAGGCCGCGGTGAAGTTCTTGCTGTACAACCTCTTCGGCGGTCTGATCATGCTCGCGGCGGTGATCGGGCTGTATGTCGTGACCGCACAGCACGGCTCGGGCACGTTCGACTTCCGCGAAATCGTCACGGGCATCTCCTCGGGCCGCTTCGCCGGCGTGGACCCCGCGGTGTTCAAGGCGCTGTTCCTGGGCTTCATGTTCGCCTTCGCCGTCAAGGCGCCGCTGTGGCCGTTCCACCGCTGGTTGCCCGACGCCTGCGTCGAGGCCACCCCGGCGACCGCGGTGTTGATCACCGCGGTGATGGACAAGGTCGGCACGTTCGGCATGCTGCGCTACTGCCTGCAGCTGTTCCCCGATGCCTCAACATATTTCCGGCCGCTGATCGTGACACTGGCCATCATCGGGGTGATCTACGGTGCGATCGTCGCGATCGGGCAAAAAGACATGATGCGCCTGATCGCATACACCTCGATCTCACACTTCGGGTTCATCATCGCCGGCATTTTCGTGATGACCACCCAGGGGCAGAGCGGTTCGACGCTGTACATGCTCAACCATGGCCTGTCCACGGCGGCGGTGTTCCTGATCGCCGGATTCCTGGTGACACGGCGCGGCAGCAGGCTGATCGCGGACTACGGCGGGGTGCAGAAGGTCGCGCCGATTCTGGCCGGCACCTTCCTGGTCTCGGCGATGGCCACGCTGTCATTGCCCGGCCTCGCACCGTTCATCAGCGAATTCCTGGTCCTACTGGGCACTTTCAACCGGTATTGGCTGGCGGGTGCGTTTGGGGTGACCGCGCTGGTGCTGGCGGCGATCTACATGCTGTGGCTCTACCAGCGGATGATGACCGGGCCGGTGGCCGAAGGCAGCGAGCGAATCACTGATCTACGGCTGCGCGAGCTGATCGTCGTAGCACCGCTGCTGGCGCTGCTGTTCATTTTCGGCGTCTACCCCAAGCCGGTGCTCGACATCATCAATCCCGCCGTGGATCACACCATGATCACCATCGGCCAGCATGATCCCGCGCCGAGAGTGCCAGTGGGCGTACCCCGGACAGCCGAAGGACCGCACCAATGA
- the nuoK gene encoding NADH-quinone oxidoreductase subunit NuoK, which translates to MNPANYLYLSALLFTIGASGVLLRRNAIVMFMCVELMLNAVNLAFVTFARMHGHLDGQMIAFFTMVVAACEVVIGLAIIMTIFRARKSASVDDANLLKG; encoded by the coding sequence GTGAATCCGGCCAACTACCTTTACCTTTCGGCGTTGCTGTTCACCATCGGGGCCTCCGGTGTGCTGTTGCGCCGCAACGCCATCGTGATGTTCATGTGCGTCGAGTTGATGCTCAACGCCGTGAACCTGGCGTTCGTCACCTTCGCGCGCATGCACGGCCACCTGGACGGGCAGATGATCGCGTTCTTCACGATGGTGGTGGCGGCCTGCGAGGTCGTCATCGGCCTGGCCATCATCATGACGATTTTCCGTGCCCGTAAATCGGCGTCGGTCGACGACGCGAACCTACTCAAAGGTTAA